One segment of Anopheles stephensi strain Indian chromosome 3, UCI_ANSTEP_V1.0, whole genome shotgun sequence DNA contains the following:
- the LOC118512237 gene encoding F-actin-uncapping protein LRRC16A isoform X5: MLSKRNSQLPAAQILEHAGKYLTKVLQLIHLSSNKNITESVKTLLGRHTKILVKYMVKLEVKSDKTENRVLVFTPVRVYLLTAKVPTRIDCHFHYLDIQSIESRKPTHFTITTNDKSYSFSTIGDAGSFTSNADVILTDLSSAIKQIFPTVPLRYIIRKIDVNPIERTSIFSDELRPSDPRNVGPCGGFSMQYACMCDLHAVQYREEVAWDIDTIYLSHDARVLNLRDFDHLEQKDLMAIVAALEYNTFFRGLKASHTRLSTETLERVLQVLRRSLWLEELHLESLGLKSDFIHKLAVAVISNSAPALRSIDLSHNVIEDKGATHLAGPIAKMSKGFAKLALAHCGLTAKGVNQLAHSLSLNQNISNSLTYLDLSGNILKDDVNNLYNFLAQPNVIEHLDISRTDTTLESVFGALLRGCATHLLHLNVSHNNFGTKKGKEIPPSFKQFFTSSLSLKHLNIASCKLPLEALKHLLLGLACNESTAGLYLDLSGNSLGSQGAHVLESCIHGVRVLASLDISDNSMDYELAHVLTAIGKNPSIRSLYMSKCFTGMKLKHIGTVMDSLVNLIQKEDFQLQELVLAENRLKTDLHNFINALGSNQHLQMLDITGNLMGDIGARLLAKALQINNKLKTIALDRNNVTLQGYADIVYALENNFSVRNMPFPLHDIAPCLKQHPDRTDGLMRKMQELLFRNGNGFKRTHGQGFRLQHGFLLSSTHQVLDKLVAETQETMSSRQSSLDGSLSRLLEDAENCKQLLPKLQESVRCDPHPIEVRLGKMKTELHQSIKSYLEETMETMLRTGIEQCPKTLGSQVVLTELRKGCEERLTISEEFLQSCLVNSAGGEVMNRISEVEQSLASLISDRATDEVLEALTRYRKGLGIAEGPLSYTDDLHSLDGSKNNSSQSTEPIANFELRGLDLPKLGLDSPTKLEYLNLATPQLQHKRRSIARKVRPQSVVGLGVENLSLANIPDVTETSISSGVSRSSSNNSGSKKYESSTAKEDECCDSITELPSQSLTLQHLVKGRPKRAKTRAPKKPVVITDNVAAGGTVVNEGIESFFRPGSATPSTLTPLVSPTSEECSSLSFVDSPTLSRDDGGRFSNVTSGETTPILEERKPLKLDRSSPLLKGVNWTSRSRSSDNLEKVSPSVNRKSPLVKAATEVVETPVRESRPIDNGAASSKSPSNESVRSNHHHVADPPSHGALSRLGNGTGQKTPIISPKPRPWSVLGHESKNEFNEPSTVDSIDTDGDLVLISGQTPGGSIVGITPGAISAAGTSVSGGSILGITPGAVIEKKSVRDMAAGLNKLGGDAS, translated from the exons ATGCTTTCGAAGCGAAATAGTCAACTCCCGGCAGCACAAATTCTTGAACATGCCGGgaaatatttaacaaaagTTTTGCAATTGATTCATCTAAGCTCGAATAAGAATATTACAG AGAGCGTGAAGACTCTTCTCGGCCGCCACACCAAAATTCTGGTAAAATACATGGTAAAACTTGAGGTCAAGAGCGATAAAACGGAGAACCGAGTTTTG GTGTTCACACCCGTGCGCGTGTATCTGCTCACAGCCAAAGTACCGACAAGG ATAGACTGCCATTTTCACTACCTAGATATACAATCGATCGAAAGTCGGAAGCCAACACATTTTACAATCACCACCAATGATAAGAGTTATTCCTTTTCTACCATTGGTGATGCTGGAAGTTTCACATCG AATGCCGACGTTATTTTAACCGATTTGTCATCTGCAATCAAGCAGATATTTCCCACGGTTCCGCTGCGATACATCATACGCAAG ATCGATGTGAATCCCATCGAGCGTACTTCCATCTTCTCGGACGAATTGCGCCCATCCGATCCGCGCAATGTGGGACCATGCGGTGGCTTTAGCATGCAGTACGCATGCATGTGCGATCTGCATGCGGTGCAGTACCGGGAAGAGGTAGCATGGGACATTGACACAATATACCTCTCGCACGATGCGCGTGTGCTCAATTTGCGCGACTTTGATCATCTCGAGCAGAAAGATCTGATGGCGATCGTGGCCGCGCTGGAGTATAATACATTTTTCCGCGGGCTGAAAGCGTCCCACACACGGCTGTCGACGGAAACGCTCGAGCGGGTATTGCAGGTGCTGCGGCGATCACTTTGGCTTGAGGAACTGCATCTGGAATCGTTGGGATTAAA GTCTGACTTTATACATAAGCTAGCTGTTGCTGTGATATCAAATTCTGCGCCTGCATTACGATCCATCGACTTAAGCCATAACGTCATCGAAGACAAAG GCGCTACACACTTGGCTGGACCAATAGCGAAAATGTCGAAAGGCTTTGCCAAGCTGGCACTGGCGCATTGCGGCCTTACGGCAAAGGGCGTTAATCAGCTGGCTCATTCGCTTTCGTTAAATCAAAACATTTCCAACTCACTCACGTATCTCGATCTGAGTGGTAACATTCTTAAGGACGACGTGAAC AATCTGTACAACTTTTTAGCGCAACCTAATGTTATAGAACATTTGGATATTTCCCGTACGGATACAACATTAGAAAGT GTCTTTGGAGCTCTCTTGCGCGGTTGCGCGACCCATCTTCTCCATCTGAACGTATCGCACAATAATTTCGGCACGAAGAAAGGCAAAGAAATACCGCCCTCGTTTAAGCAGTTCTTCACCAGCAGCCTAAGCCTGAAGCATCTCAACATTGCCAGCTGCAAGCTGCCGCTGGAGGCACTCAAGCATCTGCTTCTCGGGCTAGCTTGCAACGAATCGACGGCCGGCCTGTATCTGGATCTGAGCGGTAATTCGCTCGGATCTCAAGGAGCACACGTGCTTGAGTCTTGCATTCACGGTGTGCGGGTACTGGCCAGCCTGGACATTAGCGACAACAGTATGGACTACGAGCTGGCCCACGTGCTGACGGCCATCGGCAAGAACCCATCGATCCGGTCGCTGTACATGAGCAAGTGCTTTACCGGCATGAAGCTGAAACACATCGGCACGGTCATGGATTCGCTGGTGAACCTCATTCAGAAGGAAGATTTCCAGCTGCAGGAGCTGGTGCTGGCCGAAAATCGACTCAAAACCGATCTGCACAACTTTATCAACGCGCTCGGCAGCAACCAACACCTGCAGATGCTGGACATCACGGGAAATCTGATGGGCGACATCGGTGCACGGTTGCTGGCGAAAGCGCTGCAGATTAACAACAAGCTGAAAACGATCGCCCTCGATCGGAACAATGTTACGCTGCAGGGGTACGCGGACATAGTGTACGCGCTGGAGAACAATTTCTCGGTGCGCAATATGCCGTTCCCGCTGCACGACATTGCGCCCTGCCTGAAGCAGCACCCGGACCGTACCGATGGGTTGATGAGAAAAATGCAGGAGCTGCTGTTCCGCAACGGAAATGGGTTCAAACGTACCCATGGCCAAGGCTTTCG ACTGCAGCATGGTTTTTTGCTATCATCCACGCACCAAGTGCTGGATAAGCTGGTGGCGGAAACCCAGGAAACGATGTCCTCCCGTCAGAGCTCTCTCGACGGGAGCTTATCGCGCTTGCTGGAGGATGCAGAAAACTGCAAACAGTTGCTGCCGAAGCTGCAAGAATCCGTGCGCTGCGATCCTCATCCGATTGAGGTGCGTCTCGGGAAAATGAAAACGGAGCTGCATCAGTCGATTAAGAGCTATCTGGAG GAAACAATGGAAACGATGCTACGCACCGGCATCGAGCAGTGTCCCAAAACGTTAGGCTCTCAGGTGGTTCTGACCGAGCTGCGAAAAGGATGCGAGGAGCGATTGACGATCTCGGAAGAGTTCTTGCAAAGCTgcctcgtaaacagtgccGGTGGGGAAGTGATGAATCGTATCAG cGAGGTGGAACAATCGTTGGCCAGCCTGATTTCGGATCGAGCAACGGATGAAGTGTTGGAAGCACTTACACGCTATCGCAAGGGTTTGGGTATTGCCGAGGGACCGCTCAGCTACACGGACGATTTGCATTCCTTAGATGGGAGCAAAAATAATTCTAGTCAG AGTACCGAACCGATAGCAAACTTTGAATTGCGGGGGCTGGATCTGCCGAAACTCGGGCTCGATTCACCGACG AAATTGGAATACCTAAACCTA GCAACACCGCAGCTGCAGCACAAGCGTCGCTCCATAGCGCGAAAGGTGAGGCCACAGTCGGTGGTTGGGCTTGGGGTGGAAAATCTAAGCCTCGCCAACATTCCCGATGTCACCGAGACGTCCATCAGCTCGGGTGTgtcgcgcagcagcagcaataacaGTGGCTCCAAGAAGTATGAATCATCGACCGCGAAGGAGGACGAGTGCTGCGACTCAATCACGGAACTGCCCAGTCAATCGCTTACCTTGCAGCACCTGGTTAAAG GACGTCCGAAACGAGCAAAAACTCGCGCACCGAAAAAACCCGTCGTCATAACGGACAACGTTGCGGCGGGAGGCACGGTCGTAAACGAGGGAATCGAATCCTTCTTCCGGCCTGGTTCGGCTACTCCTTCAACACTGACGCCGCTCGTATCGCCAACCTCCGAGGAGTGTAGCTCGCTCAGCTTCGTCGACAGTCCCACACTGAGCCGTgatgatggcggacggttcaGCAACGTAACATCCGGTGAAACGACCCCAATACTCGAAGAACGGAAGCCCCTCAAGCTGGATCGCTCTTCACCGCTCCTGAAGGGCGTTAATTGGACCTCACGCTCGCGGTCCTCGGACAACCTGGAAAAGGTGTCACCCTCGGTCAATCGCAAATCACCGCTGGTGAAAGCGGCCACGGAGGTAGTCGAAACGCCGGTGCGCGAATCAAGACCGATCGATAATGGTGCGGCGAGCAGTAAATCACCGAGCAATGAATCGGTGCGCAGCAACCATCATCATGTGGCGGATCCGCCGTCGCACGGAGCATTATCGCGGCTTGGCAATGGGACGGGACAGAAAACACCGATCATTTCGCCGAAACCGCGCCCGTGGTCGGTGCTGGGCCATGAATCAAAAAATGAGTTTAACGAACCGTCGACAGTCGACAGTATCGACACCGATGGGGATCTGGTGCTGATCTCGGGACAAACGCCCGGAGGTTCGATCGTCGGCATAACGCCCGGTGCTATTAGTGCGGCCGGTACGAGCGTCTCGGGTGGCAGTATATTGGGCATTACGCCGG GGGCTGTCATCGAGAAGAAATCCGTCAGGGATATGGCGGCAGGGCTCAACAAACTGGGAG